atatatatatgtatatatatatgtatatatgtatatatatatgtatatatgtatatatatatgtatatatgtatatatatatatatatgtatatatgtatatgtatatatgtatatatatatatatgtatatatgtatatgtatatatatatatgtatgtatgtatatgtatatgtatatgtatatgtatatgtatatgtatgtatatgtatatatatatatatgtatatatatatatgtatatatatatatatatgtatatatatatatatgtatatatatatatatgtatatatatatatatatatatatgtatatatatgtatgtgtatgtatgtatatatatatatatatatatatgtatatatatgtatgtgtatgtatatatgtgtatgtatatgtatatgtatatgtatatgtatatgtatatgtatatatatgtatatatatatatacatatatatatatatatatatatatatacatatacatatacatatacatatacatatacatatatatatatatatatatatatacatacatatatatatatatacatatatatatatatatatgtatgtatatatgtgcgTGCGTGCGTTCGTGTGTCCATCCGTGCGGACGGACACACACGTGCATGCGTCCGTGCGTCCGTCCATCCatcgtgcgtgcgtgcgtgcatgcgtatatatatatgtatgtatatatgcgtGCGtacgtatatacatacatacatatatgtatatatgtatatctgtgtgtatatgtatatacatatatatatacatatatatatatatatatatattatatgtatgtatgtatatacatatatacttatacatacatatacatatatacatatatatatataacaaatgataTAAAGTTAATTAGCCAAAAGATTACAAAATTATTATGTGATTATATGAAATTAAAGGTTATCTTGGAACTGGTCTTATCGATGGCTAaggatgaaaatataaaaatatatgttcATAATACTAATCTAAAATTAACAATGTAAAAAAGAATCAATGTTATAGAAGACTAAGGTGCTAGAAATATTACTTGATCATCATTTGCAAGAATTCAAGTTGTGTGTTTATATGTATTCTTGTCTTCTTTTGATCAAGTATACTACCCAAAGTTTATAGATGTGCTATAATATGTAAGTACGTACCATGTATCATGTTCGACAAAGCTGATTTCATCTAAGCATCATCCATGTATCCCCTTCTCAAGTCACATTTATTGTCATGGCATGCACCATGTTCTTATCCCAAGAACACAGTGTTTTATTCTTGTAGTTATTGAGTGATCTTAGTAAGGGCGCTGCCCCGCATAGTTGCCCGGAGGTTTGTAGTTGCAGGTGATGAAGATGCCGCCGTTGTTGCAGCGCACACGGCCGCACCCGATGGCCGTGGACGAACGCCACACAACCTGCGTGTAGTGGCCGCACACCTTGTTAGGGGCGCACTTGTTGCTGTTGTAGTCGTAGTCCTGCTTCTCTGAGACCCAGGAGTTGACGGCGTCTGCCGCCGTGTAGTCGCGGCCGGAGCCCGCGAAGATGTTCTCACCGTACGGCCCTCTGGAGTGCACGAGCTGGCAGTCGGCCTTCCGCTGGTTGGCGTAGTTCTGGGCGTACGCCGCGACGGTGCTGTCCCACGACACGGGGCCGACGCCGACGGCGGCGCGGGCGGCGTTGTGGGGGCTCACGAAGTCCTGGGGCGAGTTCTGGGCTAGGGTACTGGTGCAGGCCATGGCAAGAGCCACGGTGCAGAGCATAGCCAAAGCTGGGTTTGAGGACCTCATTCTACTCGATCGCTTGCCTCTTCTTTTACTAGACTCTGAGATCATAGCTTGGGTATTTATAGCCGATAGCGGTGCGGAAAATTTCAGGCTTAACGTGGAAGGAGGGCTGCCTGGAATCATAGAAGTCCATCTTGCCACAACGAGATGCTATCCGTCTGCATCGTAGTGGAAATCAAGGAGATGAGTCCCTGTCTTTCGTTTCATGGAAAAATGAAGCATATCCTACTTTTCCATCCAGCCGTATCCAATACTTCTACTCAACCTTTGCATTCACTGGTCTCAATGGGAAAGCAAATCTCAGTAATTACGTAACAATGGAGGACGTGATTCATGCATGCATGTGCCAGGTGATCAACAGTACTGTGCTTACGAAGTGGCAAAGAAGGGGGACGAGGGAGCAATGGAAGAGGGTAGCGATGATGAGTGCTCCCGTGTGATTCCCGAGTAAACTTTtatacatattaacctcaagaaaGGGAAAATAAATAGTTGCCTTGACAGAGACAAATAGTAATCTTTGTGATCTGTACGAGTTTGAAGGCTAGAAGAATAACATTGACTTGTTGACCCAAA
Above is a genomic segment from Musa acuminata AAA Group cultivar baxijiao chromosome BXJ3-4, Cavendish_Baxijiao_AAA, whole genome shotgun sequence containing:
- the LOC103982936 gene encoding pathogenesis-related protein 1-like, with the protein product MRSSNPALAMLCTVALAMACTSTLAQNSPQDFVSPHNAARAAVGVGPVSWDSTVAAYAQNYANQRKADCQLVHSRGPYGENIFAGSGRDYTAADAVNSWVSEKQDYDYNSNKCAPNKVCGHYTQVVWRSSTAIGCGRVRCNNGGIFITCNYKPPGNYAGQRPY